One Apis cerana isolate GH-2021 linkage group LG15, AcerK_1.0, whole genome shotgun sequence DNA window includes the following coding sequences:
- the LOC108000822 gene encoding NHL repeat-containing protein 2 isoform X2, whose amino-acid sequence MNVRDTVDELTQIGIEIRGSLELLLDRKEQKELILRHIKTFSDKNIRIADFQAGLEWFNVTEELSLYRHLNGKIIILDFFTYCCINCMHILPDLDDLEKRFPITDGLVVIGVHSAKFSNEQDSKRLLSAIQRYNIKHPVVNDKTLSAWHNLGISCWPTLLMIGPTGELLAVFVGEGHRDELILFVEVALTYFKSLNKIFKNDLPLQLECHLLATVDNKNLLFPSKLEIFQNEQGENLIIADTGNNRILIMDTKGNIQHVIGGSNPDFKDGDFENARFNAPQGVCILDTFIYVADNGNHAIRKIDLIKKIVITVVGTGIQGHDYIGGKIGKDQILSSPWDLAIYKYEYNKNIIPILLIAMAGTHQIWALFLEDTVWWKKREYKAGTCIAIVGSGKEENRNNLYPHTAGLAQPSGLTINKERKIAFFADSESSAIRSIDLESGQVSIVCGANRNPMDLHDYGDSDGIKYAAKLQHPLGITWHSKDNAVYITDTYNHKIKKIDVTTQYCKTIYGDGKPNEKFSFDEPSGIAISPEKDLLYVADTNNHVIKVIDMKKENITTLSINISTIEMNNSSKNIYFFDTTVNEKGAELNISFNIIFFERDLKLNLDAPQRWTLNLPINNSGWIARARNGELSSPISIKIPEGRETQEMCVILDIIACKTTECVSKKLSVTYRIHQDAHACNIVTEQKQLIVK is encoded by the exons ATGAATGTGCGTGATACTGTGGATGAATTAACGCAAATAGGTATAGAAATACGTGGAAGTTTGGAATTATTGCTTGACAGAAAAGAACAAAAGGAGTTAATATTACGgcatattaaaacattttcagataaaaatatacggaTCGCTGATTTTCAAGcag gTTTGGAATGGTTCAATGTCACAGAGgaattatctttatatcgaCATCTCAAtggaaagattattattttggatTTCTTTACGTATTGTTGCATCAATTGTATGCACATTTTGCCAGATTTAGATGACCttgaaaaaagatttccaATTACTGATGGCCTTGTTGTT ATTGGAGTACACAgtgcaaaattttcaaatgaacaAGATTCAAAGAGACTCTTGTCAGCAATTCAGagatacaatataaaacatcCAGTtgtaaatgataaaacattGTCAGCATGGCATAATTTAGGAATTTCATGTTGGCCAACATTACTAATGATAG gtcCTACTGGGGAATTACTAGCTGTTTTTGTAGGAGAAGGACATAGAGATGAATTGATTCTATTTGTAGAAGTAGCgttaacttattttaaatcattaaataaaatatttaaaaatgatctgCCTTTGCAATTGGAATGTCATTTATTGGCTACTgtggataataaaaatcttttattcccTAGTAAATTGGAGATTTTTCAGAATGAGCAAGGAGAAAATTTGATCATAGCTGATACTGGGAACAATAGAATCTTAATAATGGACACTAAAGGAAATATACAACATGTTATTGGTGGTTCTAATCCTGATTTCAAAGATGgtgattttgaaaatgcaaGATTTAATGCACCTCAAGGAGTGTGCATATtagatacttttatttatgttgCCGATAATGGGAATCATGCAATTAGAAAG atagatttgataaaaaaaatagtaattactGTTGTTGGTACGGGTATTCAAGGTCATGATTATATTGGAGGTAAAATTGGTAAAGATCAAATTTTGTCTTCACCATGGGACTTagctatttataaatatgaatataataaaaatattatacctatattattaatcgcaATGGCTGGTACTCATCAGATTTGGGCACTTTTTTTAGAAGATACTGTTTGGTGGAAAAAAAG agaatacaaagcGGGTACTTGTATTGCTATAGTAGGAAGTGgcaaagaagaaaatcgtaataatttgTATCCTCATACAGCTGGTTTAGCACAACCGTCTGGTTTAACTATAAAcaaagaacgaaaaattgcattttttgcTGATAGTGAAAGTAGTGCTATCAGAAGCATAGATTTAGAAAGTGGACAAGTTTCGATCGTTTGTGGTGCAAACAGAAATCCAATg GATTTGCACGATTATGGAGACTCTGATGGTATAAAATATGCAGCTAAGCTTCAACATCCTTTAGGTATAACTTGGCACTCGAAAGACAATGCTGTTTATATAACTGATACATATaatcacaaaattaaaaaaattgatgtaaCTACTCAGTATTGTAAAACTATATATGGTGATGGAAAACCAAATGAGAAATTTTCA ttcgATGAACCTAGCGGTATTGCTATCAGTCCTGAAAAAGATCTCTTATATGTGGCTGATACTAATAATCATGTAATAAAGGTTATCGacatgaaaaaggaaaatattactaCG tTATCGATAAACATTTCGACGATTGAAATGAATAAcagttctaaaaatatttattttttcgataccACAGTTAACGAAAAAGGTGCCGAATTAAACATTTCAttcaacataatattttttgaacgcgatttaaaattaaatttagatgcACCACAAAGATGGACTTTGAATTTGCCTATAAATAATTCTGGATGGATAGCTAGAGCAAGAAATGGAGAACTTTCGAGTCCTATATCAATAAAGATTCCCGAAGGAAGAGAAACACAAGAGATGTGCGTGATTTTGGATATTATTGCTTGCAAAACAACCGAGTGcgtatcaaaaaaattgtcaGTAACATATCGTATACATCAAGATGCACATGCTTGTAATATTGTAACCGAACAAAAAcaacttattgttaaataa
- the LOC108000842 gene encoding 26S proteasome non-ATPase regulatory subunit 4: MVLESTMICVDNSDYMRNGDFLPTRLQAQQDAVNLVCHSKTRSNPENNVGLITLANVEVLATLTSDVGRILSKLHQVQPNGNLSLITGIRIAHLALKHRQGKNHKMRIVAFIGSPIEIDEKELVKLAKRLKKEKVNVDVISFGEESINNEVLTAFINALNGKDGTGSHLVTVPPGPHLSDALISSPIIQGEDGMGGTGMGGSAYEFGVDPNEDPELALALRVSMEEQRQRQEDEARRAQANEAATNKPPETIKEVHNEEAMLKRALAMSLEGAETSSSTADNTVPANINAPDFARMTEEEQIAFAMQMSMQDQQELESLKEEAMEVEEDYAAVMSDPAFLQSVLENLPGVDPHSEAVRQAVGSLQQNKDKDKEKEKEKDKDKDKDKDKDKDKDKDKEKK; encoded by the exons ATGGTACTGGAAAGTACGATGATATg TGTTGACAACAGCGATTATATGAGAAATGGAGATTTTTTACCAACACGTCTACAAGCACAACAAGATGCTGTTAATTTAGTTTGTCATTCAAAAACACGATCGAATCCTGAAAATAATGTTGGTTTGATAACATTAGCTAA tgtTGAAGTATTAGCTACACTTACTAGTGATGTGGgcagaattttatcaaaacttCATCAAGTTCAACCAAATGGTAACTTAAGTTTAATTACAGGAATACGAATTGcacat ttAGCATTGAAACATCGTCAAggtaaaaatcataaaatgcgTATTGTGGCTTTTATTGGTAGTCCTATAGAAATTGATGAGAAAGAACTTGTAAAATTagcaaaaagattaaaaaaagagaaagttaATGTAGATGTGATCAGTTTTGGTGAAGAAAGCATTAATAATGAAGTGTTAACAGCCTTTATTAATGCTCTTAATGGAAAAGATGGAACAGGCAGTCATTTAGTCACAGTTCCACCTGGACCACATTTATCTGATGCATTGATTTCTTCTCCTATTATTCAAGGAGAAGATGGAATGGGTGGTACAGGTATGGGAGGGTCTGCTTATGAATTTGGTGTTGATCCAAATGAAGACCCAGAATTGGCATtg GCATTACGTGTTTCTATGGAAGAGCAACGTCAGCGTCAAGAAGATGAAGCACGTCGTGCACAAGCTAATGAAGCGGCTACAAATAAACCACCAGAAACAATTAAAGAAGTGCATAATGAAGAAGCAATGTTAAAGCGTGCACTTGCTATGTCACTTGAGGGTGCAGAAACATCATCATCAACAGCTGATAATACTGTTCCTGCTAATATAAATGCACCTGATTTTGCACGCATGACCGAGGAAGAACAAATTGCTTTTGCTATGCAGATGTCTATGCAAGATCAAC aagaaCTTGAATCTCTAAAAGAAGAAGCAATGGAAGTTGAAGAAGATTATGCTGCTGTAATGTCTGATCCAGCATTCTTGCAATctgttttggaaaatttaccgGGTGTTGATCCTCATTCAGAAGCTGTTCGTCAAGCTGTTGGATCTCTTCAACAAAACAAGGATAAggacaaagaaaaagaaaaagaaaaggacaaAGATAAGGACAAAGATAAGGACAAAGATAAGGACAAAGATAAagacaaggaaaaaaaataa
- the LOC108000832 gene encoding rhotekin-2 — protein MAPRRKSIGSLRGSLNDSLDKENNYLRSLSDYQARVRRRESIRNYKNVAEYNLEQKIELETKIKEGSSRLLAAARHPAQSLEAARALLTSSKRMSAYMVELEHQKKNISLKTSTFNSKGKLSISDLRFPLMWRDTDHFKNRGDYRRFAIFCIVRVGAEVHDTNLLFPIDRKQTDISFPDVLLFNNVPAEFELSLEVYSHILQEDLSIASTPRKIRKTIHSSISKTVGRKFAAVLRDEYEFNKVPQFELMAYAKMTLDDSNKNIRSYDLTLNNFGNKIQILPLFGHFCCRLAIQPYYMNKEICAGFAIVNNQRCWIRLQSFQIDSWKSKKCIEKLEPLYTICMTKETIVRRSKSIKNQLRIINNITDNEKRDVIELYSNEDAQKWFEQLTICIQEHARWKHAVITPQQVPNFEYLNENTNIKNFFNNTNKRQKSLYDETSLLDNICKEVNIFQSK, from the exons ATGGCGCCACGTAGAAAAAGTATTGGATCGTTACGCGGTTCTTTAAATGACAGtttagataaagaaaataattatttgcgtTCATTAAGTGATTATCAAGCACGAGTTCGAAGGCGAGAAagtattcgaaattataaaaatgtagcg GAATATAACTtagaacaaaaaattgaaCTAGAAACTAAAATCAAAGAAGGATCCTCTAGATTATTAGCTGCTGCGCGGCATCCTGCACAAAGTTTAGAAGCGGCACGTGCTTTGTTAACTTCAAGCAAAAGAATGTCTGCTTATATGGTTGAATTAGAacatcagaaaaaaaatatatcattgaaaacaag CACTTTTAATAGTAAAGGGAAACTGTCAATTTCAGATCTTAGATTTCCATTAATGTGGAGAGATActgatcattttaaaaatcgtggAGATTATCGaagatttgcaattttttgtaTAGTCCGAGTTGGTGCAGAAGTTCATGAtacaaatttactttttcccATTGATAGAAAACAAACTGATATTAGTTTTCCTGATGTTTTATTGTTCAATAATGTGCCAGCTGAATTTGAATTATCTTTAGAAGTTTATAGTCATATCTTGCAAGAAGATCTTAGTATTGCTAGTACtccaagaaaaattagaaaaacaattcattcttcaatttcaaaaactgTAGGTAGAAAGTTCGCGGCAGTTTTACGAgatgaatatgaatttaataaagtacCACAATTTGAATTGATGGCTTATGCAAAAATGACTCTTGACGatagcaataaaaatatacgttcATATGAtctaacattaaataattttgggaataaaattcaaatattgccACTTTTTGGACATTTTTGTTGTCGCTTAGCTATTCAACCATATTacatgaataaagaaatttgcgCTGGATTTGCAATTGTAAATAATCAACGATGTTGGATACGATTACAGAGTTTTCAAATTGATAGTTGGAAATCAAAGAAAtgtatagaaaaattagagCCTTTATATACGATTTGTATGACCAag gaaACTATTGTCCGtcgatcaaaatcaataaaaaatcaattacgaataataaataatataactgaCAATGAGAAGCGCGatgttatagaattatattcaaatgaaGATGCTCAAAAATGGTTTGAACAATTAACAATATGTATTCAAGAACATGCTAGATGGAAACATGCAGTGATAACACCTCAACAAGTTccaaattttgaatatctaaatgaaaatacaaatataaagaatttttttaataatacaaacaaACGACAAAAATCTCTTTATGACGAAACTTCATTACtagataatatttgtaaagaagtaaacatatttcaatctaaataa
- the LOC108000873 gene encoding HIG1 domain family member 2A, mitochondrial has product MSSRTSNNSEELNELDWIRVRTKLNDEYKFETLREKMMRKVKQNPIIPLGILATTSALCYGIYSFYVGNTKMSQFMMRTRVGAQSFTILAIIGGWIILGRKNN; this is encoded by the exons atgtcgtCACGTACATCAAATAATTCAGAAGAGTTAAATGAATTAGATTGGATTCGTGTACGTACTAAATTGaatgatgaatataaatttgaaacacTTAGAGAAAAAATGATGCGTAAAGTAAAACAAAATCCTATAATACCTTTGG gtaTTTTAGCAACTACAAGTGCTCTTTGTTAtggtatatattctttttatgtgGGAAATACTAAAATGTCTCAATTCATGATGCGTACTCGAGTTGGAGCACAAAGTTTCACTATTTTAGCTATCATTGGTGGTTGGATTATTttaggaagaaaaaataattaa
- the LOC108000822 gene encoding NHL repeat-containing protein 2 isoform X1, with the protein MINMVYHWKIIKFNLFFSYIFYMFLLFSFIHSLYNLFLFYPKNLIVICHFIKVAILMNLIINLQRNLFINMIGLEWFNVTEELSLYRHLNGKIIILDFFTYCCINCMHILPDLDDLEKRFPITDGLVVIGVHSAKFSNEQDSKRLLSAIQRYNIKHPVVNDKTLSAWHNLGISCWPTLLMIGPTGELLAVFVGEGHRDELILFVEVALTYFKSLNKIFKNDLPLQLECHLLATVDNKNLLFPSKLEIFQNEQGENLIIADTGNNRILIMDTKGNIQHVIGGSNPDFKDGDFENARFNAPQGVCILDTFIYVADNGNHAIRKIDLIKKIVITVVGTGIQGHDYIGGKIGKDQILSSPWDLAIYKYEYNKNIIPILLIAMAGTHQIWALFLEDTVWWKKREYKAGTCIAIVGSGKEENRNNLYPHTAGLAQPSGLTINKERKIAFFADSESSAIRSIDLESGQVSIVCGANRNPMDLHDYGDSDGIKYAAKLQHPLGITWHSKDNAVYITDTYNHKIKKIDVTTQYCKTIYGDGKPNEKFSFDEPSGIAISPEKDLLYVADTNNHVIKVIDMKKENITTLSINISTIEMNNSSKNIYFFDTTVNEKGAELNISFNIIFFERDLKLNLDAPQRWTLNLPINNSGWIARARNGELSSPISIKIPEGRETQEMCVILDIIACKTTECVSKKLSVTYRIHQDAHACNIVTEQKQLIVK; encoded by the exons ATGATCAATATGGTTTATCATTGGaagatcattaaatttaatttattcttttcatatatattttatatgtttttattattttcatttatccattctttatataatttatttttattttatcctaaaaatttaatagttatatgtcatttcataaaagttgcaattttgatgaatttgataattaatcttcaaagaaatttatttataaatatgataggTTTGGAATGGTTCAATGTCACAGAGgaattatctttatatcgaCATCTCAAtggaaagattattattttggatTTCTTTACGTATTGTTGCATCAATTGTATGCACATTTTGCCAGATTTAGATGACCttgaaaaaagatttccaATTACTGATGGCCTTGTTGTT ATTGGAGTACACAgtgcaaaattttcaaatgaacaAGATTCAAAGAGACTCTTGTCAGCAATTCAGagatacaatataaaacatcCAGTtgtaaatgataaaacattGTCAGCATGGCATAATTTAGGAATTTCATGTTGGCCAACATTACTAATGATAG gtcCTACTGGGGAATTACTAGCTGTTTTTGTAGGAGAAGGACATAGAGATGAATTGATTCTATTTGTAGAAGTAGCgttaacttattttaaatcattaaataaaatatttaaaaatgatctgCCTTTGCAATTGGAATGTCATTTATTGGCTACTgtggataataaaaatcttttattcccTAGTAAATTGGAGATTTTTCAGAATGAGCAAGGAGAAAATTTGATCATAGCTGATACTGGGAACAATAGAATCTTAATAATGGACACTAAAGGAAATATACAACATGTTATTGGTGGTTCTAATCCTGATTTCAAAGATGgtgattttgaaaatgcaaGATTTAATGCACCTCAAGGAGTGTGCATATtagatacttttatttatgttgCCGATAATGGGAATCATGCAATTAGAAAG atagatttgataaaaaaaatagtaattactGTTGTTGGTACGGGTATTCAAGGTCATGATTATATTGGAGGTAAAATTGGTAAAGATCAAATTTTGTCTTCACCATGGGACTTagctatttataaatatgaatataataaaaatattatacctatattattaatcgcaATGGCTGGTACTCATCAGATTTGGGCACTTTTTTTAGAAGATACTGTTTGGTGGAAAAAAAG agaatacaaagcGGGTACTTGTATTGCTATAGTAGGAAGTGgcaaagaagaaaatcgtaataatttgTATCCTCATACAGCTGGTTTAGCACAACCGTCTGGTTTAACTATAAAcaaagaacgaaaaattgcattttttgcTGATAGTGAAAGTAGTGCTATCAGAAGCATAGATTTAGAAAGTGGACAAGTTTCGATCGTTTGTGGTGCAAACAGAAATCCAATg GATTTGCACGATTATGGAGACTCTGATGGTATAAAATATGCAGCTAAGCTTCAACATCCTTTAGGTATAACTTGGCACTCGAAAGACAATGCTGTTTATATAACTGATACATATaatcacaaaattaaaaaaattgatgtaaCTACTCAGTATTGTAAAACTATATATGGTGATGGAAAACCAAATGAGAAATTTTCA ttcgATGAACCTAGCGGTATTGCTATCAGTCCTGAAAAAGATCTCTTATATGTGGCTGATACTAATAATCATGTAATAAAGGTTATCGacatgaaaaaggaaaatattactaCG tTATCGATAAACATTTCGACGATTGAAATGAATAAcagttctaaaaatatttattttttcgataccACAGTTAACGAAAAAGGTGCCGAATTAAACATTTCAttcaacataatattttttgaacgcgatttaaaattaaatttagatgcACCACAAAGATGGACTTTGAATTTGCCTATAAATAATTCTGGATGGATAGCTAGAGCAAGAAATGGAGAACTTTCGAGTCCTATATCAATAAAGATTCCCGAAGGAAGAGAAACACAAGAGATGTGCGTGATTTTGGATATTATTGCTTGCAAAACAACCGAGTGcgtatcaaaaaaattgtcaGTAACATATCGTATACATCAAGATGCACATGCTTGTAATATTGTAACCGAACAAAAAcaacttattgttaaataa
- the LOC108000822 gene encoding NHL repeat-containing protein 2 isoform X3, whose protein sequence is MNVRDTVDELTQIDKNIRIADFQAGLEWFNVTEELSLYRHLNGKIIILDFFTYCCINCMHILPDLDDLEKRFPITDGLVVIGVHSAKFSNEQDSKRLLSAIQRYNIKHPVVNDKTLSAWHNLGISCWPTLLMIGPTGELLAVFVGEGHRDELILFVEVALTYFKSLNKIFKNDLPLQLECHLLATVDNKNLLFPSKLEIFQNEQGENLIIADTGNNRILIMDTKGNIQHVIGGSNPDFKDGDFENARFNAPQGVCILDTFIYVADNGNHAIRKIDLIKKIVITVVGTGIQGHDYIGGKIGKDQILSSPWDLAIYKYEYNKNIIPILLIAMAGTHQIWALFLEDTVWWKKREYKAGTCIAIVGSGKEENRNNLYPHTAGLAQPSGLTINKERKIAFFADSESSAIRSIDLESGQVSIVCGANRNPMDLHDYGDSDGIKYAAKLQHPLGITWHSKDNAVYITDTYNHKIKKIDVTTQYCKTIYGDGKPNEKFSFDEPSGIAISPEKDLLYVADTNNHVIKVIDMKKENITTLSINISTIEMNNSSKNIYFFDTTVNEKGAELNISFNIIFFERDLKLNLDAPQRWTLNLPINNSGWIARARNGELSSPISIKIPEGRETQEMCVILDIIACKTTECVSKKLSVTYRIHQDAHACNIVTEQKQLIVK, encoded by the exons ATGAATGTGCGTGATACTGTGGATGAATTAACGCAAATAG ataaaaatatacggaTCGCTGATTTTCAAGcag gTTTGGAATGGTTCAATGTCACAGAGgaattatctttatatcgaCATCTCAAtggaaagattattattttggatTTCTTTACGTATTGTTGCATCAATTGTATGCACATTTTGCCAGATTTAGATGACCttgaaaaaagatttccaATTACTGATGGCCTTGTTGTT ATTGGAGTACACAgtgcaaaattttcaaatgaacaAGATTCAAAGAGACTCTTGTCAGCAATTCAGagatacaatataaaacatcCAGTtgtaaatgataaaacattGTCAGCATGGCATAATTTAGGAATTTCATGTTGGCCAACATTACTAATGATAG gtcCTACTGGGGAATTACTAGCTGTTTTTGTAGGAGAAGGACATAGAGATGAATTGATTCTATTTGTAGAAGTAGCgttaacttattttaaatcattaaataaaatatttaaaaatgatctgCCTTTGCAATTGGAATGTCATTTATTGGCTACTgtggataataaaaatcttttattcccTAGTAAATTGGAGATTTTTCAGAATGAGCAAGGAGAAAATTTGATCATAGCTGATACTGGGAACAATAGAATCTTAATAATGGACACTAAAGGAAATATACAACATGTTATTGGTGGTTCTAATCCTGATTTCAAAGATGgtgattttgaaaatgcaaGATTTAATGCACCTCAAGGAGTGTGCATATtagatacttttatttatgttgCCGATAATGGGAATCATGCAATTAGAAAG atagatttgataaaaaaaatagtaattactGTTGTTGGTACGGGTATTCAAGGTCATGATTATATTGGAGGTAAAATTGGTAAAGATCAAATTTTGTCTTCACCATGGGACTTagctatttataaatatgaatataataaaaatattatacctatattattaatcgcaATGGCTGGTACTCATCAGATTTGGGCACTTTTTTTAGAAGATACTGTTTGGTGGAAAAAAAG agaatacaaagcGGGTACTTGTATTGCTATAGTAGGAAGTGgcaaagaagaaaatcgtaataatttgTATCCTCATACAGCTGGTTTAGCACAACCGTCTGGTTTAACTATAAAcaaagaacgaaaaattgcattttttgcTGATAGTGAAAGTAGTGCTATCAGAAGCATAGATTTAGAAAGTGGACAAGTTTCGATCGTTTGTGGTGCAAACAGAAATCCAATg GATTTGCACGATTATGGAGACTCTGATGGTATAAAATATGCAGCTAAGCTTCAACATCCTTTAGGTATAACTTGGCACTCGAAAGACAATGCTGTTTATATAACTGATACATATaatcacaaaattaaaaaaattgatgtaaCTACTCAGTATTGTAAAACTATATATGGTGATGGAAAACCAAATGAGAAATTTTCA ttcgATGAACCTAGCGGTATTGCTATCAGTCCTGAAAAAGATCTCTTATATGTGGCTGATACTAATAATCATGTAATAAAGGTTATCGacatgaaaaaggaaaatattactaCG tTATCGATAAACATTTCGACGATTGAAATGAATAAcagttctaaaaatatttattttttcgataccACAGTTAACGAAAAAGGTGCCGAATTAAACATTTCAttcaacataatattttttgaacgcgatttaaaattaaatttagatgcACCACAAAGATGGACTTTGAATTTGCCTATAAATAATTCTGGATGGATAGCTAGAGCAAGAAATGGAGAACTTTCGAGTCCTATATCAATAAAGATTCCCGAAGGAAGAGAAACACAAGAGATGTGCGTGATTTTGGATATTATTGCTTGCAAAACAACCGAGTGcgtatcaaaaaaattgtcaGTAACATATCGTATACATCAAGATGCACATGCTTGTAATATTGTAACCGAACAAAAAcaacttattgttaaataa